In Porites lutea chromosome 1, jaPorLute2.1, whole genome shotgun sequence, a single genomic region encodes these proteins:
- the LOC140948831 gene encoding UBX domain-containing protein 11-like, whose protein sequence is MSSPISSLKKGKRNPLEPRQAQVPFRNQGNIPDDISGSLLKNNGMAKLPKSLSSTHVPTDHELLGSMMSRLAQAEQQLKVAQTQLLEKDKKIRILEEKAKLLEKARGYNSDTITELERKCRRLQTQVFRMEDFLADYGMVWVGDDSADDSDYDVLEESPSSDTSTLSHQQAVWNPDSSLVSNMPREFKMDFDLVTKNIRELNILAGEGCSDVTRTKDGARLKVRDPVPLCLYANGILMFGGPFRPYSDPVTQQCMKDIMDGYFPSELQSRYPDGIPFEVQDKRDVVYEDRRTALLFPGEGQSLVDDENGDRNLKVESQPPGQRQQSMEQFLSRLPQSVIKEGKIIDVRSGVANVIKGGAGHSDVKVLDTPALQDIKTRSASGPRPQSGSPQVTTLRIKSESGEMTYILKMKFTDCISDVRSHIDAARPENAPPYDIKTSFPNKVYDDPAASLQECGLVPNATLHLLAKKV, encoded by the exons atgagttcCCCTATTTCTAGCCTGAAGAAAGGCAAAAGAAACCCTCTGGAACCAAG GCAAGCTCAAGTCCCATTTAGGAATCAAGGAAACATTCCAG ATGACATTTCTGGTTCTTTGTTGAAGAACAATGGCATGGCAAAATTACCCAAGTCTTTAAGCTCAACTCACG TACCCACAGATCATGAACTTCTTGGCAGTATGATGTCTCGTTTAGCTCAAGCAGAACAGCAGCTAAAAGTTGCTCAGACACAGCTACTTGAAAAG GATAAGAAGATTCGAATCCTTGAGGAAAAAGCTAAATTGTTAGAAAAAGCCAGAG GTTATAATTCAGATACAATAACAGAACTAGAAAGAAAATGCAGGAGATTACAGACTCAAGTATTTCGAATGGAG GACTTTTTGGCTGATTATGGTATGGTGTGGGTTGGAGATGACTCTGCTGATGATTCTGATTATGATGTTTTAGAAGAATCACCATCCTCAGATACTAGCACTTTGAGCCATCAACAGGCAGTATGGAATCCTG ATTCTTCACTAGTTAGTAATATGCCTCGGGAATTTAAAATGGACTTTGACCTTGTCACGAAGAACATCAGAGAACTTAACATTCTGGCGGGAGAAGGCTGTAGTGATGTAACAAGAACTAAAGATGGTGCTAGACTGAAG GTTCGTGATCCTGTTCCACTGTGTTTGTATGCAAATGGTATACTGATGTTTGGTGGTCCATTCAGACCGTATTCTGATCCAGTCACACAG CAATGCATGAAAGACATAATGGATGGTTATTTTCCCAGCGAACTACAGAGCAGATATCCTGATGGCATTCCCTTTGAG GTTCAAGACAAAAGAGACGTGGTGTATGAGGATAGAAGGACGGCTTTGTTGTTCCCTGGTGAAGGGCAGTCGTTAGTTGATGACGAGAACGGTGATAGAAACCTCAAAGTGGAAAGTCAACCACCAG GTCAGAGGCAACAGTCTATGGAGCAATTTTTATCCCGTCTTCCGCAGTCAGTAATAAAAGAGGGTAAAATAATAGACGTGAGATCTGGAGTAGCTAATGTTATAAAG GGTGGAGCGGGCCATTCAGACGTCAAAGTTCTTGATACACCCGCTCTCCAGGATATTAAGACCAG GAGTGCTTCTGGGCCAAGACCACAATCGGGTTCACCTCAAGTTACAACCTTAAGAATCAAGTCAGAATCAGGAGAAATG ACGTACATCTTGAAAATGAAGTTTACAGACTGTATTTCTGATGTAAGGAGTCACATAGATGCCGCAAG gCCTGAGAATGCCCCTCCATACGACATCAAGACGTCATTTCCCAACAAAGTCTACGATGATCCAGCTGCATCTCTGCAGGAATGCGGCTTAGTACCTAATGCAACGCTGCACTTACTTGCCAAGAAAGTGTGA